Part of the Novosphingobium sp. KA1 genome is shown below.
AGCGGCCATTTCAGCAGGCGTGACGCTCAATCTGGAATCCGAAGCCGAAGCACGGCGGGTATTTGCGATCGGCGAGAAACTTGGCCGCGCGCCGCGTCTGGCCATTCGCGTGAACCCGGATTTCGACCTCAAGGGGTCGGGCATGAAGATGGGCGGCGGTGCCAAGCCATTCGGCATCGATGCGGCGCGGGTGCCGGCACTGGTACGCGAGGTCGCTGCCAGCGGGGCCGAGTGGCGCGGCTTCCATATCTTTGCGGGGTCGCAGGCGCTCGACGGGGCCGCGATTGCCGAAACCCAGGGCCAGGCACTCGACCTTGCCGCGCGGCTGGCGGAGGAAAGCGGTGTGGCGCTGCCGCACTGCAATCTCGGCGGCGGGCTGGGAATTCCCTATTTCCCGGGCGACGTCCCGCTCGATCTCGCGCTGGTGGGCGGGCGTCTGGGCGCACGTTTCGAAACCCTGCCCGACAGCCTCGCCCAGACCGATTTCTGCATCGAACTCGGCCGCTATCTGGTGGGCGAGGCGGGCGTCTACATCGCCCGCGTGGTCGACCGGAAGGAAAGCCATGGCGAGATCTTCCTCGTCACCGATGGCGGGCTGCATCACCAACTGGCGGCTTCCGGCAATTTCGGCACCGTGGTGCGGCGCAATTATCCATCCGCCATCGCCACGCGCTTTGGTGCTCCGGTGGAGGAGGAGGCCTCGATCGTCGGTTGCCTGTGTACCCCGCTCGACAAGCTGGCGGACAAGGGCGGTTTCCCGCGCGCCGAAGTGGGAGACCTGATCGCGGTGTTCTGTGCGGGAGCTTACGGAGCCAGCGCCAGTCCGGCCGCGTTTCTGGGGCAGGGGCCGGCCCGGGAAATGCTGGTTTGAAAGCGCGTTAACACAAATGAATGACCTGTCTCATTTTGGGACTTTCGCGGATGCGTGGTAATTTGGCTAACGCAATGTTCACCCTTTTAACCGATAGCGGAGGCTGAATTCTGCCATATCCGCGATCGGGAAGCATCCGGTCGGGAGCTGGTGCTGGAGGGAAGAACCTATGTCGTACCCCCGTTTTGCCCGACTTCTCGGAGGCGCCGCGCTGGCCAGCACGGTGCTCGCCGGGTGCGCGGGCGGGGCCTCGCATCCCGAATTGCCGCCCGCGCAGTTCGTGGCGATGCAGGAAGGCCCCGGCGAGGAATACGTGATCGGCCCGCTCGATCAGCTCACGATCTTTGTCTGGCGCAATCCGGAACTCGGGGCGAAAGTGCAGGTGCGGCCCGACGGGCGCATCACCACCCCGCTGATCACCGACATGCCCGCCGTCGGCAAGACGCCGGCGATGCTGGCCGAGGATATCCGCCTCCAGCTCTCGCAGTACATCCAGGATCCGCTCGTCTCGGTGATCGTCGATGGTTTCGCGGGCACGTTCAGCCAGCAGATCCGCGTGGTCGGCGCTACCGAAAAACCCGCCTCGATCCCCTATCGCGCCAACATGACCGTGCTCGACGCGATGATCGCGGTGGGCGGTCTGTCGGAATACGCTGCCGGAAACCGCGCCAAGCTGATCCGTTTCGACAAGTCCAGCGGCACCCAGAAGGAATATGCCCTGCGGCTCGGCGACTTGCTCAAGAAGGGCGACAGCAAGGCCAACGTGATGCTGAGCCCGGGCGATGTGATCATCATTCCCGAGAGCATGTTCTGAGGAAGGCGCGGGGGAGATGAACGGCCTGTACGAAGAACTGATGGGGGCGATCTACAGCGTCTGGCACCGGCGCTGGATCGCGCTGGCCGTTGCCTGGGCGGTCTGTCTTGCCGGTTGGCTGGCGGTGGCCCTGATCCCCAACGCCTACGAATCGCAGGCGCGTATCTTCATCCAGCTGGACGATGCCCTGGCCGAGCAGGTCGGCATCGGCGTGGCCGACAAGAAACGCGACATCGAACGTATCCGCCAGACCCTGACCAGTGCGGTCAATCTGGAAAAGGTCGTGCGCGGCACCCGCCTTGGCAACACCATCGCCTCGCCCAGCCAGATGGAGCAGGCCGTGCTCCAGCTGGGCAACAAGGTGAAGGTCGTCAGCCAGGAGGACAATCTTTTCGAGATCAGCGCCACGGCCGACTACCGCTCGTTCTCGGATGCCGAAAACGCCACGCTCTCGCGCGAGATCGCCCAGAAGATGATCGACATCTTCCGCGAGGAAAACCTTTCGGGCGACAAGGGCGACATGGTCGAGACGATCAGTTTCGTGAACCAGCAGCTGCGCCAGCGTGAGAAGGAACTGGAAAGCGCCGAACAGCGCCGCACCGCCTTCGAGGCGCAGCATCCCGAACTGGCGCAAGGCGGCGTGGCGGTGGTGCAGCGGCTCGATGCCTCGCGCACCCAGCTGCGCGACGTCGAGGCCGATCTCATCGCCGCGCAGAGCGCGCTGGCGGCCATGGACGGCCAGCTCTCCAGCATCCCGCGCACGATCCCGGGGGCGGGCGGCGGCGGGGCGGGGGCGGCGCTATCCCGTGCACAGGCGGACCTCGCCTCGATGCGCGCGCGGGGCCTGACCGACAATCACCCCGACGTGATCGCCGCACGCAACCAGATCGCCGCGCTCAGGGGACCGGCCGCGCAGGAGGCGGCCAGCGGCAGCGGCACGCCGAACCCGGCCTACAGCTCGCTGCAGTCGATCCGGGCGGAGCGCCAGGCATCGGTGCAGGCGCTGCTTGCCCGCAAGGCCGGGCTCCAGTCCGACATCGCCTCGCTGACGGCATCGGCGATCCAGGACCCGGAACTGGCGACCCAGGCCCAGCGCATCAACCGTGACTACGACGTGCTCAAGGACCAGTACGACAAGCTCCTGCAGGACCGCGAGGAACTGCGCCTGCGCGGCGAAGTGAAGACCGGGCGCGAGGCGGTGAAGTTCCAGGTCGTCGATCCGCCGACGAGCCCGCGCAAGCCGGTGGCACCCAACCGCCCGCTGCTGCTGCTGGGCGTGCTGATCGCCGGTATTGGCGGCGGCTGCGTGGCGGCCTTCGCGCTCGGCAAGGTGCGTTCGGTGTTCGCCACCAGCGCGGGCCTCGAAAAGGCGACCGGGCTGCCGGTGCTCGGCGCGATCTCGCAGCACATGACCGATAGCGCGCGCGCCTTGCGCTGGCGCGGGATCAAGCTGTTCTGCGGTGCCGGCGCGGCGCTTTGCGGTCTTTTTGTTGTCCTGCTCGCGGTGGAGTTCATCCAGCGCGGCACGGTGACGTAAGGGACGTGACGATGACGGATCAGAGCAGCGTTGCCCGGAGCACCCCCATCATGCCCGACGACACCGAACCCAAGCCCCGCCCCCGCGAGTCCTTGCTCGAGCGGGCGGCAGGCCGCTTCGATTTTGCGCGCGTGACGCCGCCGGTGGTTCCTCCAGTGGCGCCGCCGGTCGCTGGCCCGGTGCCTCGCCCAGAGCCTCGCCCAGAGCCTCGCGCCGCCCTTGCGCCGGCAGTTCAGCCGATGGTGGAAGTGCCTGCCGCTGACATTCCCGAAGCCGCTCCAATTCCTGAAGCCGCCCCGGCAGAGCCGGCAGCGCCGCTCATGGCGACGCCGCCGGAGGCTGCCCCGTTCGCCCGTCCGCTTGCCGATGCCAGATTGCTTCCGGTGGTCTTTTCCGGTCCCCGCCACCCGGTGGACCGTGAGCATTTGCGCGAGCAGGGGCTGATCGAGCCGGAAGGTGCGGTAAGCGCGCTCCTCGAAGAGTTCCGTATCGTCAAGCGCCGGTTGCTGGTCCAGGCCGCCGACCTGCGCCGCCAGAACGCCGGTCCCGCCGCCCAGCGCATCCTGATCGGCTCGCCGCATCCGGGCGAGGGCAAGACCTACTGCGCGCTCAATCTCGCACTCGCGATCGCGGCGGAGAAGGAAAGCGAGGTGCTGCTGGTCGATGCCGACTTCGCCAAGCCCTCGATCCTCTCGGCGCTGGGGCTGCCGGGCGGCCCGGGCCTGATGGACGCACTGATGGACGAGCGCATCGACGTCGCCGACTGCGTGCTGGGCACCGACGTGCCCGGTCTCTGGGTGCTGCCCGCGGGCGATACCACCGTCAACGACAGCGAATATCTGTCCTCCTCGCGCGCGGCGGAAGTGCTGAACCGGCTGACCGAGGGCACCACGCGCCGCATCGTCATCTTCGATTCCCCGCCTGCGCTGGCCGCATCGCCCGCCGCCGAATTGGCCAAGCATGTCGGCCAGGCGGTCGTGATCGTGCGGGCGGACCGCACCGGGCAGGGCGCCATCGACGATGCGGTGTCGCTGCTGGCGGCCTGTCCCAACGTGCAACTGCTGCTCAACGGGGCACAGTTCAGCCCGAGCGGACGGCGCTTCGGTGCCTACTATGGGTATAGCGGATGAAGCCTGTCCATTTTCTCTCCAGCCTGGCCGGTGTGCTGGGGGCGGCGCTGCTGGCTCCCTCGGGCGGCGCGGCGCAGACGATCGGTTACGATGCGACCACTCCGAGCGGTGGCGCAAGCGCTGAGGGCGATGCCGTGTCCGACAAGGCATCCCGCCGCAGCGGGAACGGCCAGAAGGGCGCGCGCCGCCTGGAAGTCACGCCCTACATCGAAGTCGACCAGGTCGTCACCGCCGAACTTTCGCCGGGCAATGACGTGCTGACCTGGACGCAGCTTTCGGTCGGCGCCGATGCCAGCATATCGGGGCGCAACAACGCGCTGTCGGCCTCGGTCCGCTACCAGAAGCAGATCGGCTGGGGCAGGGCGCGGGACGGGGACATCATCAGCGGCGTCGCGCGCGGCTACACCACGCTGCTGCCCGGCCTGACGCTGGAGGCAGGCGCGCTCGCCACCCAGGCGCGTGTCGGGAACGACGGTTCGGCCCTGTCCGGCGGCCTCGTGCCGGGCTCCTCGCGCACCAACATCTATTCGGTCTACGGCGGCCCGTCGTACCAGACGCGCGCGGGCGACATCGATCTCAAGGCGAACTACCTGCTCGGCTATACGCAGGTGGAGCAGCCCAATGCTTACGTGGTCGCGCCGGGTAGCGATGCCGCCGACATCTTCGATCACAGCGTGTCGCAGATGGCCAATGTCGAGGCCGGGGTGAAGCCGCATGTGGTGGCCCCGGTCGGGCTCGGCGTCGGCGGCAGCTTCTATCAGGAGGACGTCTCCAACCTCGACCAGCGCGTGCGCGACCTGCAGGGGCGGGCCATGGTCACGGTGCCGGTCAGCCGCACCGTGCAGGTGGTCGGTGCGCTGGG
Proteins encoded:
- a CDS encoding preprotein translocase subunit YajC gives rise to the protein MKPVHFLSSLAGVLGAALLAPSGGAAQTIGYDATTPSGGASAEGDAVSDKASRRSGNGQKGARRLEVTPYIEVDQVVTAELSPGNDVLTWTQLSVGADASISGRNNALSASVRYQKQIGWGRARDGDIISGVARGYTTLLPGLTLEAGALATQARVGNDGSALSGGLVPGSSRTNIYSVYGGPSYQTRAGDIDLKANYLLGYTQVEQPNAYVVAPGSDAADIFDHSVSQMANVEAGVKPHVVAPVGLGVGGSFYQEDVSNLDQRVRDLQGRAMVTVPVSRTVQVVGALGYEDVEVSSRDVQRDADGNPEIGSNGRYKTNKSAPRELAYDVSGLLWDAAVMWRPSPRTSLSAHFGRRYGGTAYGGTLAWAPNDRSSLSLAVYNNLSAFGGQLNRTLDSLPDDFTVVTNPVTGDLRGCVSSIDGGNCLSGALGSVRSAVFRSRGFAASYATRIGRLDAGIGLGYDRRSYIAREDSILAAANGVVDENWWLSAYLSGRLGREAGWSTSVYANLLSSNDPLTGDSMGYGGSISYYRMLARRLRATLAVSIDGSSRDDALIDDYWTASALAGLRYSF
- a CDS encoding XrtA/PEP-CTERM system exopolysaccharide export protein; the encoded protein is MSYPRFARLLGGAALASTVLAGCAGGASHPELPPAQFVAMQEGPGEEYVIGPLDQLTIFVWRNPELGAKVQVRPDGRITTPLITDMPAVGKTPAMLAEDIRLQLSQYIQDPLVSVIVDGFAGTFSQQIRVVGATEKPASIPYRANMTVLDAMIAVGGLSEYAAGNRAKLIRFDKSSGTQKEYALRLGDLLKKGDSKANVMLSPGDVIIIPESMF
- a CDS encoding XrtA system polysaccharide chain length determinant — its product is MNGLYEELMGAIYSVWHRRWIALAVAWAVCLAGWLAVALIPNAYESQARIFIQLDDALAEQVGIGVADKKRDIERIRQTLTSAVNLEKVVRGTRLGNTIASPSQMEQAVLQLGNKVKVVSQEDNLFEISATADYRSFSDAENATLSREIAQKMIDIFREENLSGDKGDMVETISFVNQQLRQREKELESAEQRRTAFEAQHPELAQGGVAVVQRLDASRTQLRDVEADLIAAQSALAAMDGQLSSIPRTIPGAGGGGAGAALSRAQADLASMRARGLTDNHPDVIAARNQIAALRGPAAQEAASGSGTPNPAYSSLQSIRAERQASVQALLARKAGLQSDIASLTASAIQDPELATQAQRINRDYDVLKDQYDKLLQDREELRLRGEVKTGREAVKFQVVDPPTSPRKPVAPNRPLLLLGVLIAGIGGGCVAAFALGKVRSVFATSAGLEKATGLPVLGAISQHMTDSARALRWRGIKLFCGAGAALCGLFVVLLAVEFIQRGTVT
- a CDS encoding pyridoxal-dependent decarboxylase, exosortase A system-associated, with amino-acid sequence MKPLGPIPAGYDAIGGVLAVGGRPVTDWAEQAGDTPLFLYSADLVRQRVAQLRAAMPARLALHYAVKANPFAPLLGLMSGLVDGFDIASGGELEILRGAGIEPGKVSFAGPGKRDRELEAAISAGVTLNLESEAEARRVFAIGEKLGRAPRLAIRVNPDFDLKGSGMKMGGGAKPFGIDAARVPALVREVAASGAEWRGFHIFAGSQALDGAAIAETQGQALDLAARLAEESGVALPHCNLGGGLGIPYFPGDVPLDLALVGGRLGARFETLPDSLAQTDFCIELGRYLVGEAGVYIARVVDRKESHGEIFLVTDGGLHHQLAASGNFGTVVRRNYPSAIATRFGAPVEEEASIVGCLCTPLDKLADKGGFPRAEVGDLIAVFCAGAYGASASPAAFLGQGPAREMLV
- a CDS encoding capsular biosynthesis protein, translating into MPDDTEPKPRPRESLLERAAGRFDFARVTPPVVPPVAPPVAGPVPRPEPRPEPRAALAPAVQPMVEVPAADIPEAAPIPEAAPAEPAAPLMATPPEAAPFARPLADARLLPVVFSGPRHPVDREHLREQGLIEPEGAVSALLEEFRIVKRRLLVQAADLRRQNAGPAAQRILIGSPHPGEGKTYCALNLALAIAAEKESEVLLVDADFAKPSILSALGLPGGPGLMDALMDERIDVADCVLGTDVPGLWVLPAGDTTVNDSEYLSSSRAAEVLNRLTEGTTRRIVIFDSPPALAASPAAELAKHVGQAVVIVRADRTGQGAIDDAVSLLAACPNVQLLLNGAQFSPSGRRFGAYYGYSG